A single window of Bacteroidota bacterium DNA harbors:
- a CDS encoding gliding motility-associated C-terminal domain-containing protein produces the protein MKIGSDSYLKKNIKSLRVLFLLLSFLFALKPTYSQCLGLSMQASNQPLNCLTGLTSGTVTLNNGTPPFTYTWLPSGGNSSVAVNLSPNTYTILAKDALGCTGFTQLIIINSTGITVQMNPIPFMLNCNGDSNAQIIANVINATPPLSYSWTPAAPNSATITNLSAGVYSLIVTDGIGCKHTAATTIAEPPPTTLSINSTASGCTLISTNATVSATGGTPPFTYTWMPSPITNSVYNNIPTGNYTVTSKDANGCLNSLTTSINPPAPLQNSFTLGHVSCHSFSNGVAVSNVTGGSPAYSYTWLPMNTNASSTSGLTAGNYTLIVKDVKNCSITQTFAITQPPPISLSISHTDEFCINADGSATVTVNGGTAPYSYTWTTSPVQSSSVATNLSTGNYTVLVKDSKGCTGQGFVTVGNTSNMTASFTNISNVTCNGTCNGSVTAAITGGTGPYTYSWTGVSNGTTQAVSGLCSGTYSVKVTDSGGCYTTGTVNITEPSALSYSVSGINSICSGSNTILSASVTGGSPGYTYNWQPGNLNTASVTVNPIVTTAYTLTVSDSKGCTGTPKTYSVIVSAPLTLNTGATSLTVCPNVNTSITVNANGGDGNYQYLWLPGNITTNTLSVNLSGSNVYTITIKDGCGSTPVSSTVSVNVFPIANPNFTVNNTSGCEPYCVQFNNLTTGTTTALWTFGDFSPPVQGPAVTHCYQKGGVYSVMLTVTNQFGCKSSVIKNNYITVYDRPLADFVQKPEEITLNNNDALFENASLNATGFIWSIDSVFISSQKDLQYTFTQEGCYQIQLIAGNGNACRDTTTRLVCVTSGFNFWMPKAFSPDEDGINDFLLPQGTGWVTDGYTFEIISRWGMSVFKTNDVNAAWDGKMGGAPVTDDIYTWRVFVKDIYDKEHEFMGHILIMR, from the coding sequence GTGAAAATCGGTTCGGATTCATACTTAAAAAAGAATATTAAAAGCCTTAGAGTGTTATTTCTTTTACTAAGCTTTTTATTTGCCTTAAAACCTACGTATTCTCAATGTTTAGGTTTGTCAATGCAGGCATCTAACCAACCTCTGAATTGCTTAACTGGCTTAACAAGCGGAACTGTAACATTGAATAACGGCACTCCACCTTTCACGTATACTTGGTTGCCTTCCGGAGGGAATTCATCCGTAGCTGTTAATTTGTCTCCTAACACTTATACCATATTAGCAAAAGACGCATTAGGCTGCACAGGCTTTACTCAACTCATCATCATAAACAGTACCGGAATAACTGTACAAATGAATCCTATTCCATTCATGTTGAATTGTAATGGAGATTCAAATGCGCAGATAATTGCGAACGTCATAAATGCAACACCACCTCTGTCTTATTCTTGGACACCGGCTGCACCGAATTCAGCAACCATAACGAATCTTAGTGCCGGGGTATACAGCTTAATAGTTACAGATGGAATTGGATGCAAACACACCGCAGCTACTACCATTGCCGAACCACCGCCAACAACGCTTAGCATAAATAGTACCGCATCGGGTTGTACCCTTATAAGCACAAACGCTACAGTAAGCGCAACCGGTGGAACTCCACCTTTTACTTACACATGGATGCCTTCTCCTATTACAAATTCTGTTTACAACAATATTCCAACAGGTAATTATACTGTAACATCAAAAGATGCTAATGGGTGTTTAAATAGTCTTACTACAAGTATTAATCCTCCTGCACCCTTGCAAAATAGTTTTACGCTTGGACACGTTTCATGTCATTCTTTTTCAAATGGTGTAGCTGTTTCCAATGTTACAGGTGGAAGTCCGGCATATTCCTATACCTGGCTCCCCATGAACACAAATGCTTCCAGTACATCAGGACTAACGGCCGGCAACTATACCCTCATTGTAAAAGATGTAAAAAACTGCAGCATTACCCAAACCTTTGCTATTACTCAACCTCCTCCCATCTCTTTAAGTATTTCTCATACCGATGAGTTTTGTATTAATGCCGATGGTAGTGCCACCGTTACTGTAAATGGCGGCACAGCACCCTATTCTTATACTTGGACAACAAGTCCTGTACAATCCTCTTCGGTTGCTACCAATCTATCTACAGGAAATTATACGGTTTTGGTTAAAGATTCTAAAGGTTGTACCGGACAAGGTTTTGTAACAGTTGGAAATACCAGTAACATGACCGCCTCCTTTACAAACATTTCTAATGTAACCTGTAATGGAACCTGTAACGGTTCGGTTACCGCGGCAATTACAGGCGGAACAGGCCCTTATACTTACAGCTGGACCGGCGTAAGTAATGGAACAACGCAAGCTGTGAGCGGATTATGCAGCGGAACCTATAGTGTTAAAGTTACCGACTCCGGTGGATGTTATACAACCGGTACAGTAAACATTACCGAACCTAGCGCGTTGAGTTACTCGGTTAGTGGCATCAATAGTATTTGCTCCGGTAGCAACACAATTTTGAGTGCCAGCGTTACCGGTGGTAGTCCTGGGTATACTTACAACTGGCAACCCGGAAATTTAAACACAGCAAGTGTAACCGTAAACCCGATTGTTACAACCGCCTATACCTTAACCGTAAGTGATTCTAAGGGCTGTACCGGAACTCCCAAAACCTATTCTGTTATTGTAAGCGCTCCATTAACTTTAAATACCGGCGCCACCTCACTTACTGTTTGTCCGAATGTAAATACCTCGATCACAGTGAATGCTAATGGAGGAGATGGCAACTATCAATACTTATGGTTACCTGGAAATATTACCACAAATACATTAAGCGTTAATCTATCGGGAAGTAATGTTTATACCATAACCATTAAAGATGGTTGTGGCTCTACTCCTGTAAGTAGCACAGTAAGTGTAAATGTATTTCCGATTGCTAATCCGAATTTCACGGTAAATAATACAAGTGGCTGCGAACCCTACTGCGTGCAATTTAATAATCTAACGACCGGCACCACTACGGCATTATGGACATTCGGTGATTTTTCTCCTCCTGTGCAAGGACCTGCCGTGACGCATTGTTATCAAAAAGGTGGAGTGTATAGTGTGATGTTAACCGTAACCAATCAGTTTGGCTGTAAAAGTTCTGTTATCAAAAATAATTACATAACCGTTTATGACAGACCATTGGCAGATTTTGTTCAGAAGCCTGAAGAAATTACACTTAACAACAACGATGCGCTTTTTGAAAATGCGTCCTTAAATGCAACAGGATTTATTTGGAGTATAGATAGTGTATTTATTAGTTCACAAAAAGATTTGCAATATACATTTACGCAAGAAGGATGCTATCAAATTCAATTAATAGCAGGCAATGGAAACGCTTGCAGAGATACAACAACGCGATTAGTTTGTGTAACAAGTGGGTTTAATTTCTGGATGCCCAAAGCATTTTCACCTGATGAAGATGGGATAAACGATTTTTTATTACCGCAAGGAACCGGATGGGTAACGGATGGTTATACCTTTGAAATTATCAGTCGTTGGGGCATGAGTGTTTTTAAAACAAATGATGTGAATGCCGCGTGGGATGGGAAAATGGGAGGCGCTCCTGTTACGGATGACATTTACACCTGGCGTGTTTTTGTTAAAGATATTTATGATAAAGAACATGAATTCATGGGGCATATATTAATTATGCGCTAA
- a CDS encoding peptide chain release factor 3, with protein sequence MTTQEEINRRRTFAIIAHPDAGKTTLTEKLLLFGGAIQSAGAVKSNKIKKSTTSDFMEIEKQRGISVSTSVMAFDYKNYKVNILDTPGHEDFAEDTYRTLSAVDSVIMVIDCVKGVEPQTRKLLEVCRMRNTPVIVFINKLDREGQNPFDLLDEIEKELKIKVCPLTWPIGIGKSFKGVYDLYNKSLNLFQGESKTKVEDTIEIKDLHTGEIEKHIGQDFSEQLRADVELLDGVYDKLDKGNYLKGQISPVFFGSAVNNFGIKELLDCFVEVAPSPKERETDKGIVKPEDPKFSGFIFKIHANLDPKHRDRIAFLRICSGKFERNKYYTLVRGKKELRFSNPTAFMAQQKSIIDEAFPGDVIGLYDAGNFKIGDTLTEGAEFNFKGIPSFSPELFRYVTNLDPMKTKQLQKGLEQLTDEGVAQLFTRKVDGRKIVGTVGALQFEVIQHRLKAEYNATASFDQINLYKALWISCPDKKKLEAFIQDRAAHIGIDKEERPVFLAESAWLLQMAQEKFPDIQFHVKSEF encoded by the coding sequence ATGACCACACAAGAGGAAATAAACCGCCGACGCACCTTTGCCATCATCGCTCACCCCGATGCCGGTAAAACAACTTTAACCGAGAAATTATTATTGTTTGGAGGGGCTATTCAGTCGGCCGGAGCTGTTAAGTCAAATAAGATTAAAAAGTCAACGACTTCCGATTTCATGGAAATCGAGAAACAAAGAGGTATTTCGGTATCCACTTCCGTAATGGCTTTTGATTATAAAAACTATAAAGTAAATATTTTAGATACACCGGGGCACGAAGATTTTGCTGAAGACACTTACCGTACTTTATCGGCAGTAGACAGTGTTATTATGGTTATTGATTGCGTAAAGGGTGTTGAGCCGCAAACGCGAAAACTTCTGGAAGTTTGCCGCATGCGCAATACACCGGTGATTGTTTTCATTAACAAATTAGACCGCGAAGGACAAAATCCATTCGATTTATTGGATGAGATTGAAAAAGAATTAAAGATTAAGGTTTGTCCGCTTACCTGGCCAATCGGTATTGGAAAATCATTTAAAGGTGTTTATGATCTTTATAACAAATCATTGAATTTATTTCAGGGAGAGAGCAAAACAAAAGTTGAAGACACCATTGAAATTAAAGATTTACACACCGGAGAAATTGAGAAACATATCGGACAAGATTTCTCCGAACAATTGCGTGCTGATGTAGAATTGTTAGACGGTGTATATGACAAACTGGATAAAGGAAACTATTTAAAAGGACAGATTAGTCCGGTGTTTTTTGGTAGCGCGGTAAATAACTTTGGTATTAAAGAGTTGTTAGATTGTTTTGTGGAAGTAGCGCCATCGCCCAAAGAAAGAGAAACAGATAAGGGAATTGTAAAACCGGAAGATCCTAAGTTTAGCGGATTCATTTTTAAAATTCACGCGAACCTTGATCCAAAGCACCGCGATCGCATTGCCTTCTTAAGAATTTGTTCAGGTAAGTTCGAAAGGAATAAATATTACACGCTTGTAAGAGGTAAAAAAGAACTTCGCTTCAGTAATCCTACCGCTTTCATGGCGCAGCAAAAATCGATTATCGACGAAGCATTTCCGGGTGATGTGATTGGATTGTATGATGCCGGTAATTTCAAAATCGGAGATACCTTAACCGAAGGCGCTGAATTTAATTTTAAAGGCATTCCTAGTTTCTCTCCAGAATTATTTCGTTACGTTACCAATCTGGACCCGATGAAAACCAAACAACTTCAAAAGGGATTAGAGCAATTAACGGATGAAGGTGTGGCGCAATTATTTACACGCAAAGTAGACGGAAGAAAAATCGTTGGTACGGTTGGTGCATTACAATTTGAAGTTATCCAACATCGATTAAAAGCCGAATACAATGCAACGGCCAGCTTCGATCAAATTAATCTATACAAGGCCCTTTGGATTAGTTGCCCTGATAAGAAAAAACTGGAAGCTTTTATTCAAGACAGAGCTGCCCACATTGGTATAGATAAAGAAGAAAGACCGGTCTTTTTAGCCGAATCGGCCTGGTTATTACAAATGGCGCAAGAAAAATTCCCGGATATACAATTCCACGTCAAAAGTGAATTTTAG
- a CDS encoding tRNA threonylcarbamoyladenosine dehydratase yields METAWMERTQLLVGKKGIEKLLNADVLVVGLGGVGSYAAEAIARAGVGNMTIIDGDMVDPTNRNRQLQALSTTHGMSKAELMEQRIKAINPEINLTAIKEFQTPEMMKEILKKKYTYIIDAIDSISPKLHLIQHAYYNGRRIISSMGAGGKMDPTKLLVDDISKTDICPLAQYVRKRLKYMGIYKGVKCVYSKELPAKYSIMRTDGSNFKKSAYGTISYLPAVFGFTCASVVIRDIVEWKEIKY; encoded by the coding sequence ATGGAAACTGCCTGGATGGAACGTACCCAACTTTTAGTGGGTAAAAAAGGAATCGAAAAATTATTGAACGCCGATGTTTTGGTGGTTGGCTTGGGTGGCGTTGGCTCTTATGCTGCTGAAGCGATTGCACGAGCCGGAGTTGGCAACATGACTATTATTGATGGTGACATGGTTGACCCAACTAACCGTAACCGTCAGTTACAAGCACTCTCCACAACACATGGAATGAGCAAGGCCGAATTAATGGAACAACGCATTAAGGCTATTAATCCTGAAATTAATCTAACAGCGATTAAAGAATTTCAAACACCTGAAATGATGAAGGAAATTTTGAAAAAGAAATACACTTACATCATTGATGCCATTGATAGTATTTCTCCAAAACTTCATCTGATTCAACACGCTTATTACAATGGTCGTCGCATTATTTCTTCGATGGGTGCCGGCGGCAAAATGGATCCTACAAAATTGCTGGTCGACGATATTTCTAAAACTGATATTTGTCCGCTTGCGCAATACGTAAGAAAACGTTTGAAATACATGGGGATTTACAAAGGTGTAAAATGCGTTTATTCAAAAGAATTACCGGCAAAATATTCTATTATGCGAACAGACGGCAGTAATTTTAAAAAATCGGCATACGGAACTATTTCTTATTTACCGGCTGTATTCGGGTTTACCTGCGCTTCAGTGGTTATTCGCGATATTGTAGAATGGAAAGAGATTAAGTACTAA
- a CDS encoding TatD family hydrolase, with protein MFINIHTHSEIFDAKVELVSLDVEATSKPSLYSYGIHPWKVNSQSDFLFDELERVSRNRRCMAVGECGLDKSIDVDFDLQEKIFIEQVRLANEIEKPLIIHCVKAFNELIAILKKEKNNVPVIIHGFNNNLNIAETLLKEDYYLSFGKALLTEQSNASEVIKHVGRKRLFLETDDAKVSIKYIYKKASELLGIDEAILQDQLRNNYQSVFKEEIM; from the coding sequence GTGTTTATTAACATACATACGCATTCGGAAATTTTTGATGCTAAGGTTGAATTAGTGAGCCTAGATGTTGAAGCTACTTCAAAACCCAGTTTATACTCGTATGGCATCCACCCTTGGAAAGTAAATTCGCAATCTGACTTTTTATTTGATGAACTGGAAAGAGTGAGCAGAAACAGGCGATGCATGGCCGTGGGTGAATGTGGCTTAGACAAAAGCATTGATGTAGATTTTGATTTGCAGGAAAAGATATTCATTGAACAAGTGAGATTAGCCAATGAAATTGAAAAGCCTTTAATTATACATTGTGTAAAAGCATTTAATGAGTTAATTGCTATATTGAAAAAGGAAAAAAACAATGTTCCTGTCATCATACACGGTTTCAACAATAATTTGAATATTGCTGAGACTTTACTTAAAGAAGATTATTATTTGTCGTTCGGAAAAGCATTATTAACAGAACAATCGAATGCATCGGAAGTGATTAAACATGTTGGCCGTAAAAGACTATTTTTAGAAACCGATGATGCTAAAGTTTCTATTAAATATATTTACAAAAAGGCTTCCGAATTATTAGGTATTGATGAAGCCATACTACAAGATCAATTAAGAAACAATTATCAAAGTGTGTTTAAGGAGGAAATAATGTAA
- a CDS encoding FAD-binding protein, with translation MTELSYNSVTSITLAELEEMLGSDAVTVDKEQLDKYGQDETEDLCYHPEVVVKPYNVEQVSELMKYCHHHRIPVTTRGAGTGLSGGALPIKGGVLLSMEKFNRILDIDTRNLQGTVEPGVINYIFQEEVKKHGLFYPPDPASWGSCSLGGNIAHSSGGPKAVKYGTTRDYVLNLEVVLANGEIIWTGADTLKYSTGYNLTHLFVGSEGTLGVVTKIVFKLIPLPKHDLLMLVPFHSAEKACEAVGAVFKAGITPSAMEFMERDAIAWSIKYAGEVNFTIKPEWEALLLVEVDGNNMDVLYADCEVISNVMQQHECDEILFADTADQKAALWKIRRKVGEAVKSNSVYKEEDTVVKRAELPKLLRGVKEIGKKYGFNSVCYGHAGDGNLHVNIIKGNMSDNDWNMKLPKGITEIFQLCKELGGTISGEHGIGLVQKKYMPIVFPKHQLALMKNIKKVFDPHMILNPGKIFE, from the coding sequence ATGACTGAACTTTCTTATAACAGCGTGACGTCAATAACCCTGGCCGAACTGGAAGAAATGCTGGGATCGGATGCTGTAACTGTAGATAAAGAGCAACTCGATAAATACGGACAAGACGAAACGGAGGATTTATGTTACCATCCCGAAGTGGTTGTTAAACCTTATAATGTGGAGCAAGTTTCTGAGTTGATGAAATATTGCCATCACCATCGCATTCCGGTTACAACACGCGGTGCAGGAACCGGTTTAAGTGGCGGTGCACTTCCAATAAAAGGTGGTGTATTATTGAGTATGGAAAAGTTTAATCGCATACTTGATATCGATACAAGAAATCTTCAAGGTACCGTTGAGCCGGGCGTAATTAATTATATTTTTCAGGAAGAAGTTAAGAAACATGGATTGTTTTATCCGCCCGATCCTGCCAGCTGGGGAAGTTGTAGTTTAGGTGGAAATATCGCGCATAGCAGTGGTGGACCAAAAGCAGTGAAGTACGGAACCACCCGTGATTATGTTTTGAATTTGGAAGTGGTATTGGCGAATGGTGAGATCATTTGGACAGGAGCTGACACATTAAAATATTCGACCGGATACAATTTAACGCATTTGTTTGTGGGAAGTGAAGGAACATTAGGCGTGGTGACCAAAATTGTTTTCAAATTAATTCCTTTACCAAAGCACGACTTGTTAATGCTGGTTCCTTTTCATAGTGCAGAAAAAGCCTGTGAAGCTGTAGGGGCCGTGTTTAAAGCGGGCATTACACCAAGCGCGATGGAGTTTATGGAACGTGATGCCATTGCCTGGAGTATCAAATATGCCGGCGAAGTTAATTTTACCATTAAACCTGAATGGGAAGCTTTGTTGTTAGTGGAAGTGGATGGTAATAATATGGATGTGTTGTATGCCGATTGTGAGGTTATCAGTAATGTAATGCAACAACATGAATGCGACGAAATATTATTTGCCGATACAGCTGATCAAAAAGCGGCGCTTTGGAAAATAAGACGCAAAGTAGGAGAAGCAGTAAAAAGTAATTCAGTTTATAAGGAAGAAGATACTGTGGTGAAGCGCGCTGAACTTCCGAAATTATTGCGTGGCGTAAAAGAAATTGGAAAAAAGTATGGATTTAATTCGGTGTGTTACGGACATGCCGGTGATGGAAATTTGCATGTGAATATTATTAAAGGAAACATGAGTGATAATGACTGGAACATGAAATTACCAAAGGGTATCACAGAAATATTTCAGTTGTGTAAAGAATTGGGCGGAACTATCAGTGGTGAGCATGGAATTGGATTGGTACAGAAAAAATACATGCCTATAGTGTTTCCGAAACATCAGTTAGCCTTGATGAAAAACATCAAAAAAGTTTTCGATCCGCACATGATATTAAATCCCGGTAAAATTTTCGAATAA